One part of the Neodiprion virginianus isolate iyNeoVirg1 chromosome 3, iyNeoVirg1.1, whole genome shotgun sequence genome encodes these proteins:
- the LOC124300464 gene encoding uncharacterized protein LOC124300464 isoform X2, translating to MICKSFLHDVTGHVAEITSPNKAIIHFTLDSVLQTAFLKIQRFYKDGKCLPDNENLNKYIKIANKVKFSCHLIDNAEPGQCKWFITNCWRHIESEQHTATLSTGIMNVAGTVMDLKQRHGMLVMTDLLENEFRVHFLASKVYIYGKRLSASKPLSSHLQIEDKVYFDAIPCFPEENNQKCNWFATCVHKGKKPEDLYKDPNRIEATETDKDGLNRSVNNFVLNNQVSSSHCQQQELVPPEHASTINTCETVKQTHSANVDNSFNNSFNNSFNNSFNNSFNNSGLGEMESSKEDANPRAEHDPKLNAKMLHDIKLVIE from the exons ATGATCTGCAAAAGTTTTCTCCACGACGTGACCGGGCATGTGGCCGAAATCACGTCACCTAACAAAGCGATAATCCACTTCACGTTGGACAGTGTATTGCAAACTGCATTTCTCAAAATTCAGCGATTCTACAAAGACGGAAAATGCCTGCCTGATAATGAAAATCTcaacaaatatattaaaatcgCCAACAAG GTGAAGTTTTCTTGTCACCTTATCGACAATGCAGAGCCTGGGCAGTGCAAATGGTTCATAACGAACTGCTGGCGGCATATTGAAAGCGAGCAGCATACTGCGACTTTGTCAACCGGCATAATGAACGTTGCAGGAACAGTGATGGACCTGAAGCAACGTCACGGGATGTTAGTAATGACTGACCTGCTGGAGAATGAATTTAGGGTTCATTTTCTTGCCAGCAAAGTGTATATCTATGGGAAAAGGTTGTCAGCATCGAAGCCGTTGTCCAGCCATCTCCAGATCGAGGACAAGGTTTATTTTGACGCAATACCGTGCTTTCCGgaagaaaataatcaaaagtGTAATTGGTTCGCGACTTGCGTTCACAAAGGGAAAAAGCCCGAGGATCTGTACAAGGATCCAAATAGAATTGAGGCCACTGAGACTGACAAGG ATGGACTTAACAGGAGTGTCAATAATTTCGTTTTGAATAACCAAGTGTCTTCTAGTCACTGTCAGCAACAAGAACTTGTACCACCTGAGCATGCTTCAACCATCAACACATGTGAAACTGTCAAACAGACGCACAGTGCCAACGTAGATAATTCATTCAACAATTCATTCAACAATTCATTTAACAATTCATTCAACAATTCATTCAACAATTCTGGTCTTGGGGAAATGGAATCATCCAAAGAAGATGCCAATCCAAGAGCTGAACATGACCCAAAACTTAATGCCAAGATGTTGCATGATATTAAGCTG GTGATCGAGTAA
- the LOC124300464 gene encoding uncharacterized protein LOC124300464 isoform X1, with product MICKSFLHDVTGHVAEITSPNKAIIHFTLDSVLQTAFLKIQRFYKDGKCLPDNENLNKYIKIANKVKFSCHLIDNAEPGQCKWFITNCWRHIESEQHTATLSTGIMNVAGTVMDLKQRHGMLVMTDLLENEFRVHFLASKVYIYGKRLSASKPLSSHLQIEDKVYFDAIPCFPEENNQKCNWFATCVHKGKKPEDLYKDPNRIEATETDKDGLNRSVNNFVLNNQVSSSHCQQQELVPPEHASTINTCETVKQTHSANVDNSFNNSFNNSFNNSFNNSFNNSGLGEMESSKEDANPRAEHDPKLNAKMLHDIKLLTNNPKAVFAKSNGIIMGIINEEYGVILGEFQRNIFESILFHRSNAFLFKMNLAHSKLSEIFIEGDRVRFIAVNAPKQFVCEWIATQVSVANFAEEGDEQGEDHEVQIVEESPNVQILE from the exons ATGATCTGCAAAAGTTTTCTCCACGACGTGACCGGGCATGTGGCCGAAATCACGTCACCTAACAAAGCGATAATCCACTTCACGTTGGACAGTGTATTGCAAACTGCATTTCTCAAAATTCAGCGATTCTACAAAGACGGAAAATGCCTGCCTGATAATGAAAATCTcaacaaatatattaaaatcgCCAACAAG GTGAAGTTTTCTTGTCACCTTATCGACAATGCAGAGCCTGGGCAGTGCAAATGGTTCATAACGAACTGCTGGCGGCATATTGAAAGCGAGCAGCATACTGCGACTTTGTCAACCGGCATAATGAACGTTGCAGGAACAGTGATGGACCTGAAGCAACGTCACGGGATGTTAGTAATGACTGACCTGCTGGAGAATGAATTTAGGGTTCATTTTCTTGCCAGCAAAGTGTATATCTATGGGAAAAGGTTGTCAGCATCGAAGCCGTTGTCCAGCCATCTCCAGATCGAGGACAAGGTTTATTTTGACGCAATACCGTGCTTTCCGgaagaaaataatcaaaagtGTAATTGGTTCGCGACTTGCGTTCACAAAGGGAAAAAGCCCGAGGATCTGTACAAGGATCCAAATAGAATTGAGGCCACTGAGACTGACAAGG ATGGACTTAACAGGAGTGTCAATAATTTCGTTTTGAATAACCAAGTGTCTTCTAGTCACTGTCAGCAACAAGAACTTGTACCACCTGAGCATGCTTCAACCATCAACACATGTGAAACTGTCAAACAGACGCACAGTGCCAACGTAGATAATTCATTCAACAATTCATTCAACAATTCATTTAACAATTCATTCAACAATTCATTCAACAATTCTGGTCTTGGGGAAATGGAATCATCCAAAGAAGATGCCAATCCAAGAGCTGAACATGACCCAAAACTTAATGCCAAGATGTTGCATGATATTAAGCTG TTAACGAACAATCCCAAAGCAGTGTTTGCTAAAAGTAACGGTATCATCATGGgtataataaatgaagaaTACGGCGTGATATTGGGGGAATTTCAACGAAACATCTTTGAGAGTATCCTGTTTCATCGTAGCAATGCATTCCTATTCAAAATGAATCTGGCCCACTCTAAACTTTCAGAAATCTTCATTGAAG GTGATCGAGTAAGATTCATCGCTGTCAATGCGCCTAAGCAATTCGTTTGCGAGTGGATCGCCACGCAGGTATCCGTTGCAAACTTTGCAGAGGAAGGAGACGAGCAAGGAGAGGATCACGAAGTGCAGATAGTAGAAGAATCCCCCAATGTACAAATtttagaataa